The Malus domestica chromosome 06, GDT2T_hap1 genome has a segment encoding these proteins:
- the LOC103435620 gene encoding uncharacterized protein isoform X4 gives MNPPMPSRCPPGPFTFPASLNAMALVWQYGEKSGFESWKGLSWGMVPLLGGALCACTWHFFYNSDSLEVLVALQAALTVIGNATMCFAAYRIYRSSEEHSKNL, from the exons ATGAACCCTCCAATGCCCTCTCGTTGCCCACCTGGGCCATTCACGTTTCCAGCGTCGTTGaatg CAATGGCATTGGTGTGGCAGTACGGGGAGAAGTCCGGGTTCGAATCTTGGAAGGGGCTGTCTTGGGGGATG GTTCCCTTGCTTGGTGGAGCATTATGTGCATGCACATGGCATTTCTTTTATAACTCTGATTCTCTTGAA GTACTGGTTGCTCTTCAAGCAGCCCTGACAGTAATAGGGAATGCCACAATGTGTTTTGCTGCATATCGTATTTACAGATCATCCGAAGAACACTCCAAGAATCTTTGA
- the LOC103435620 gene encoding uncharacterized protein isoform X2, protein MAMHSLLHLPKPTFPRKSLFPPRPKPQTQPPNSHHYPKILVGVLGAGLTLAFVGPASASELLPLNEPSNALSLPTWAIHVSSVVECNGIGVAVRGEVRVRILEGAVLGDGTGCSSSSPDSNRECHNVFCCISYLQIIRRTLQESLKFVYMETQI, encoded by the exons ATGGCAATGCACTCCTTACTTCACCTTCCAAAACCCACTTTCCCGCGCAAATCCCTTTTCCCTCCGCGCCCAAAACCTCAAACCCAACCGCCAAATTCCCACCATTACCCCAAAATCTTGGTGGGTGTACTCGGGGCTGGTCTGACCCTGGCCTTCGTCGGACCCGCCTCAGCTTCTGAGCTGCTGCCCTTGAATGAACCCTCCAATGCCCTCTCGTTGCCCACCTGGGCCATTCACGTTTCCAGCGTCGTTGaatg CAATGGCATTGGTGTGGCAGTACGGGGAGAAGTCCGGGTTCGAATCTTGGAAGGGGCTGTCTTGGGGGATG GTACTGGTTGCTCTTCAAGCAGCCCTGACAGTAATAGGGAATGCCACAATGTGTTTTGCTGCATATCGTATTTACAGATCATCCGAAGAACACTCCAAGAATCTTTGAAATTTGTATATATGGAAACACAAATCTAA
- the LOC103435620 gene encoding uncharacterized protein isoform X3, with protein sequence MAMHSLLHLPKPTFPRKSLFPPRPKPQTQPPNSHHYPKILVGVLGAGLTLAFVGPASASELLPLNEPSNALSLPTWAIHVSSVVEWVTAMALVWQYGEKSGFESWKGLSWGMVLVALQAALTVIGNATMCFAAYRIYRSSEEHSKNL encoded by the exons ATGGCAATGCACTCCTTACTTCACCTTCCAAAACCCACTTTCCCGCGCAAATCCCTTTTCCCTCCGCGCCCAAAACCTCAAACCCAACCGCCAAATTCCCACCATTACCCCAAAATCTTGGTGGGTGTACTCGGGGCTGGTCTGACCCTGGCCTTCGTCGGACCCGCCTCAGCTTCTGAGCTGCTGCCCTTGAATGAACCCTCCAATGCCCTCTCGTTGCCCACCTGGGCCATTCACGTTTCCAGCGTCGTTGaatg GGTTACAGCAATGGCATTGGTGTGGCAGTACGGGGAGAAGTCCGGGTTCGAATCTTGGAAGGGGCTGTCTTGGGGGATG GTACTGGTTGCTCTTCAAGCAGCCCTGACAGTAATAGGGAATGCCACAATGTGTTTTGCTGCATATCGTATTTACAGATCATCCGAAGAACACTCCAAGAATCTTTGA
- the LOC103435620 gene encoding uncharacterized protein isoform X1: MAMHSLLHLPKPTFPRKSLFPPRPKPQTQPPNSHHYPKILVGVLGAGLTLAFVGPASASELLPLNEPSNALSLPTWAIHVSSVVEWVTAMALVWQYGEKSGFESWKGLSWGMVPLLGGALCACTWHFFYNSDSLEVLVALQAALTVIGNATMCFAAYRIYRSSEEHSKNL; this comes from the exons ATGGCAATGCACTCCTTACTTCACCTTCCAAAACCCACTTTCCCGCGCAAATCCCTTTTCCCTCCGCGCCCAAAACCTCAAACCCAACCGCCAAATTCCCACCATTACCCCAAAATCTTGGTGGGTGTACTCGGGGCTGGTCTGACCCTGGCCTTCGTCGGACCCGCCTCAGCTTCTGAGCTGCTGCCCTTGAATGAACCCTCCAATGCCCTCTCGTTGCCCACCTGGGCCATTCACGTTTCCAGCGTCGTTGaatg GGTTACAGCAATGGCATTGGTGTGGCAGTACGGGGAGAAGTCCGGGTTCGAATCTTGGAAGGGGCTGTCTTGGGGGATG GTTCCCTTGCTTGGTGGAGCATTATGTGCATGCACATGGCATTTCTTTTATAACTCTGATTCTCTTGAA GTACTGGTTGCTCTTCAAGCAGCCCTGACAGTAATAGGGAATGCCACAATGTGTTTTGCTGCATATCGTATTTACAGATCATCCGAAGAACACTCCAAGAATCTTTGA